A region from the Actinoplanes sp. OR16 genome encodes:
- a CDS encoding LacI family DNA-binding transcriptional regulator produces MDKPAPRRVTIVDVARHAQVSTTAVSKVLRNAYGASPAMRSKVQQAIAELGYRPSAAARGLRGQTYTIGVMIPELRNLFFADILDGINAQLGDSDYQVLLAAGCNGEKAEAKVIDAMIDRSMDGLVLIAPVSARKRLTEVARSVPTVVVGRHGSSPAYDSVTDDDIAGAALVVDHLAGLGHRRIAHIEHHETDRIRLAEMPNALRANGYRAAMAAHGLADHVDIASTSYTQAGGYLGAQQLLARPVRPTAIFAGADVVALGALEAIAEAGLTVPGDISVAGYDNSALAAFGPISLTSVDQDGRQMGANAARLLVERISQRDRRTAHIKLSPTLVVRRTTSPLHPRE; encoded by the coding sequence GTGGACAAGCCCGCGCCCCGTCGCGTGACCATCGTCGACGTCGCGCGCCACGCCCAGGTGTCCACCACCGCGGTCTCCAAGGTGCTGCGCAACGCGTACGGCGCCAGTCCGGCCATGCGCAGCAAGGTCCAGCAGGCCATCGCCGAGCTCGGCTACCGGCCGTCGGCCGCCGCCCGCGGGCTGCGCGGGCAGACGTACACGATCGGCGTGATGATCCCGGAGCTGCGCAACCTCTTCTTCGCCGACATCCTCGACGGCATCAACGCCCAGCTCGGCGACAGCGACTACCAGGTGCTTCTCGCCGCCGGCTGCAACGGCGAGAAGGCCGAGGCGAAGGTCATCGACGCGATGATCGACCGCAGCATGGACGGCCTGGTGCTGATCGCCCCGGTCTCGGCCAGGAAACGCCTCACCGAGGTCGCCCGCAGCGTGCCGACCGTGGTGGTCGGCCGGCACGGCTCGTCACCCGCCTACGACAGCGTCACCGACGACGACATCGCCGGTGCCGCCCTGGTCGTCGACCACCTCGCCGGCCTCGGCCACCGCCGCATCGCGCACATCGAGCACCACGAGACCGACCGGATCCGCCTCGCCGAGATGCCCAACGCGCTGCGGGCGAACGGCTACCGCGCCGCGATGGCCGCCCACGGCCTCGCCGACCACGTCGACATCGCGTCGACCAGCTACACCCAGGCCGGCGGCTACCTCGGCGCCCAGCAGCTCCTCGCCCGACCGGTACGCCCGACCGCCATCTTCGCCGGCGCCGACGTCGTGGCCCTGGGCGCCCTCGAAGCGATCGCCGAGGCCGGCCTGACCGTGCCCGGCGACATCTCGGTGGCCGGCTACGACAACAGCGCCCTCGCCGCCTTCGGACCGATCTCGCTGACCAGCGTCGACCAGGACGGCCGGCAGATGGGCGCCAACGCCGCCCGCCTGCTCGTCGAGCGGATCAGCCAGCGCGACCGCCGGACCGCCCACATCAAGCTGTCACCCACGCTGGTCGTGCGGCGCACCACTTCTCCTCTTCACCCCCGGGAATGA
- a CDS encoding alpha/beta hydrolase, with product MDITIEDQRIDGPHGEIPVRVYTPPGEVRTGLVWAHGGAFFGGDLDMPESDRVARRFASRGITVVAVDYRLAPILDWTTGVASPAAGRVHYPVASEEVTAAFTWASSTLPAARGWAIGGASAGGALTAGAALRLRDSGGPLPRGVLLAYPVLHAALPPLPAELAAKVATLPNADLIGAEAVSRMNLNYVRDPAALTQPYAFPGGHDLTGLPATFLLNADFDPLRASGQQYGAELAAAGVDLVLVREAGTRHGHLNEPDDPAAERSIDRMADWLLS from the coding sequence ATGGACATCACGATCGAAGATCAGCGGATCGACGGGCCGCACGGCGAGATACCCGTCCGCGTCTACACGCCGCCCGGCGAGGTCCGGACGGGCCTCGTCTGGGCGCACGGCGGCGCCTTCTTCGGCGGCGACCTCGACATGCCGGAGAGCGACCGGGTCGCCCGGCGGTTCGCCTCACGCGGCATCACTGTCGTCGCCGTGGACTACCGCCTCGCGCCGATCCTGGACTGGACGACCGGCGTCGCCTCTCCCGCGGCCGGCCGCGTGCACTACCCGGTCGCCTCCGAGGAGGTCACCGCCGCGTTCACCTGGGCCTCGTCCACCCTGCCCGCGGCGCGCGGCTGGGCGATCGGCGGAGCCAGCGCCGGTGGGGCGCTCACCGCCGGCGCCGCCCTGCGGCTCCGCGACAGCGGCGGGCCACTGCCCCGCGGCGTGCTGCTGGCCTACCCGGTGCTGCACGCGGCCCTCCCCCCGCTCCCTGCCGAACTCGCCGCGAAGGTGGCGACGCTGCCGAACGCCGACCTGATCGGCGCCGAAGCCGTCAGCAGGATGAACCTCAACTACGTCCGGGACCCCGCCGCGCTGACCCAGCCGTACGCCTTCCCCGGCGGCCACGACCTCACCGGCCTGCCGGCCACGTTCCTCCTCAACGCCGACTTCGATCCGCTGCGCGCCTCCGGCCAGCAGTACGGCGCCGAACTCGCCGCCGCCGGAGTGGACCTCGTGCTCGTTCGCGAAGCCGGGACCCGCCACGGGCACCTCAACGAACCGGACGATCCGGCCGCCGAACGCAGCATCGACCGCATGGCGGACTGGCTCCTGTCGTGA
- a CDS encoding class I SAM-dependent methyltransferase: MTSVYDSERLAAAYAFDRPPVHQQILRSARLDGRAHRALDIGCGAGLSTAALASLAQQVIGLEPVPAMLAHARTVAPQARFVVGGAEHLPFGAGVFDLITAAGSLNYTDLLPALSEISRVLAPGGDLLLYDFSEGRRSTSGDALADWFGAFEQRFPWPAGWRPLDPRELSLAACGLRLLEYTDIELRLPTSFDDYLRYTVSGINVDSAVTRGSCTPEQARAWCRETLAPVFAAGDLTVVIPAYLATLGRADGESPLR, from the coding sequence GTGACGAGCGTCTACGACAGCGAGCGGCTGGCGGCGGCGTATGCGTTCGACCGGCCGCCGGTCCATCAGCAGATCCTGCGATCGGCCCGCCTCGACGGCCGCGCACATCGGGCGCTCGATATCGGATGCGGAGCGGGCCTGTCCACCGCCGCGCTGGCGTCGCTTGCCCAGCAGGTGATCGGCCTCGAGCCGGTCCCCGCCATGCTGGCGCACGCCCGGACGGTCGCGCCGCAGGCCCGGTTCGTCGTCGGCGGCGCCGAGCACCTGCCGTTCGGGGCAGGAGTGTTCGATCTGATCACGGCGGCGGGCTCGCTCAACTACACCGATCTCCTGCCGGCGCTCTCCGAGATCTCGCGGGTGCTGGCCCCCGGTGGAGATCTTCTGCTGTACGACTTCTCCGAGGGCCGGCGCTCGACGAGCGGTGACGCGCTGGCGGACTGGTTCGGCGCCTTCGAGCAGCGGTTTCCTTGGCCCGCCGGATGGCGGCCGCTCGATCCGCGTGAGTTGTCCCTCGCCGCCTGCGGCTTGCGCCTGCTGGAGTACACCGATATCGAACTTCGGCTGCCCACGAGCTTCGACGACTACCTGCGCTACACAGTCAGCGGCATCAACGTCGACAGCGCCGTCACGCGTGGATCCTGCACGCCCGAGCAGGCCCGCGCCTGGTGCCGGGAGACACTGGCTCCGGTGTTCGCGGCGGGCGACCTGACCGTCGTCATCCCGGCGTACCTCGCCACGCTGGGCCGCGCCGACGGCGAATCACCCCTTCGCTGA
- a CDS encoding benzoate/H(+) symporter BenE family transporter translates to MIAPIAAGFLAVLIGFTSSAAIVFSAAQAAGADAASWILALCVGMGATCIGLSLRYRAPVVTAWSTPGAALLVTGLSGHSVREAAGAFVVSAALIFLTGVTGWFGRIMEKVPVPLASALLAGVLLRFGSGLFTSANTDIVLILAMFGTYLIFRRFLPRYAVLAALIAGLAVCAPSLSGGVEFALAVPVFTMPSFTWQSVIGVAIPLFVVTMASQNLPGVAVLRNDGYDIPVSPLITWTGAANLLLAPFGAFGINLAAITAAICTGPQAHPDSRRRYLAAVWAGVFYLIVGLLGATITALLTALPAVLVLGIAGIGLLGTIGSSLTAAVRDDRWREAAIVTLLATASGVTLLGIGSAFWGLIAGLLTAAATGAFRRRTETQHAAQP, encoded by the coding sequence ATGATCGCGCCGATCGCCGCCGGATTCCTCGCCGTCCTCATCGGCTTCACCAGCTCGGCGGCGATCGTCTTCAGCGCCGCCCAGGCCGCCGGAGCCGACGCCGCCTCGTGGATCCTCGCCCTCTGCGTCGGCATGGGCGCCACCTGCATCGGCCTGTCGTTGCGCTACCGGGCGCCGGTGGTCACCGCCTGGTCGACTCCCGGCGCAGCCCTGCTGGTCACGGGTCTTTCCGGCCATTCGGTACGTGAGGCAGCCGGCGCCTTCGTGGTCTCCGCCGCACTGATCTTCCTCACCGGCGTGACCGGATGGTTCGGCCGGATCATGGAGAAGGTGCCGGTTCCCCTGGCGTCCGCGCTCCTGGCCGGCGTGCTGCTGCGCTTCGGCAGCGGCCTGTTCACCTCGGCGAACACCGACATCGTTCTGATCCTCGCGATGTTCGGCACCTACCTGATCTTCCGGCGGTTCCTTCCCCGGTACGCCGTACTGGCCGCGTTGATCGCCGGACTCGCCGTCTGCGCCCCTTCCCTGTCCGGCGGCGTGGAATTCGCCCTGGCCGTCCCGGTCTTCACGATGCCGTCGTTCACCTGGCAGTCCGTCATCGGCGTGGCGATCCCGCTCTTCGTCGTCACGATGGCGTCGCAGAACCTGCCCGGTGTCGCGGTGCTGCGCAACGACGGATACGACATCCCGGTGTCCCCGCTGATCACCTGGACCGGCGCGGCGAACCTGCTCCTGGCCCCGTTCGGCGCGTTCGGCATCAACCTGGCCGCCATCACCGCGGCGATCTGCACCGGCCCGCAGGCCCATCCGGATTCACGCCGCCGCTACCTGGCCGCGGTCTGGGCCGGTGTCTTCTACCTGATCGTCGGCCTGCTCGGCGCCACGATCACGGCACTGCTCACCGCCCTGCCCGCCGTCCTGGTCCTGGGCATCGCCGGCATCGGCCTGCTCGGCACCATCGGATCCTCCTTGACGGCCGCCGTCCGCGACGACCGCTGGCGCGAGGCCGCCATCGTCACCCTGCTCGCCACCGCTTCCGGCGTGACCCTGCTCGGCATCGGCTCCGCCTTCTGGGGCCTGATCGCCGGCCTCCTCACCGCGGCGGCAACCGGCGCCTTCCGCCGGCGCACCGAGACCCAGCACGCCGCACAGCCGTGA
- a CDS encoding LCP family protein: MVVSGGTLVGGQALISKYTGGITNDALLDTGAANAGKKEIKGPLTILLVGIDPRKPSTPPLSDSILIAHIPKDMSTAYLFSIPRDSYVEIAADEKSGVRSHNNKINAAMALGSQVDGKIDVVNGFKVLSKTITDYTGIKEFDAAAIINFGGFKNIVEALGGVSMVIDMDVKSEHLTPEGKQRPRSSRCPIRSDCPHPYIGPQAYYKKSTKPVRLEPWQALDYVRQRYEFKGGPKMTDYDRQRHQQQFIKAMAKEAMSADVITDVGKMTKILDAAGESLTFAGGGNSPIEWAVALKGLNVDDMATIKIPGGGKFEPGTNKYLGEQFTDPALADEFFDAVKKDRVAEFLLENPTLVNKNG; the protein is encoded by the coding sequence ATGGTCGTCAGTGGTGGCACGCTCGTCGGCGGGCAGGCACTGATCTCCAAGTACACCGGTGGCATCACCAACGACGCGCTGCTGGACACCGGCGCGGCGAACGCGGGCAAGAAGGAGATCAAGGGTCCGCTGACGATTCTGCTGGTCGGCATCGACCCGCGGAAGCCGTCGACCCCGCCGCTGTCGGACTCGATCCTGATCGCGCACATCCCGAAGGACATGTCCACGGCGTACCTGTTCTCGATCCCCCGCGACTCGTACGTGGAGATCGCCGCCGACGAGAAGTCCGGGGTCCGCAGCCACAACAACAAGATCAATGCCGCGATGGCGCTGGGCAGCCAGGTGGACGGCAAGATCGACGTGGTGAACGGCTTCAAGGTGCTCTCGAAGACGATCACCGACTACACCGGGATCAAGGAGTTCGACGCCGCCGCGATCATCAACTTCGGCGGCTTCAAGAACATCGTCGAGGCGCTCGGCGGCGTGTCCATGGTGATCGACATGGACGTGAAGTCGGAGCACCTGACGCCGGAGGGCAAGCAGCGGCCGCGGTCGTCGCGGTGCCCGATCCGCAGCGACTGCCCGCACCCGTACATCGGGCCGCAGGCCTACTACAAGAAGAGCACCAAGCCGGTACGCCTCGAACCGTGGCAGGCCCTCGACTACGTGCGGCAGCGCTACGAGTTCAAGGGCGGTCCGAAGATGACCGATTACGACCGTCAGCGCCACCAGCAGCAGTTCATCAAGGCCATGGCGAAAGAGGCGATGAGCGCCGACGTGATCACCGACGTCGGCAAGATGACGAAGATCCTGGACGCGGCCGGGGAGTCGCTGACGTTCGCGGGTGGCGGCAACAGCCCGATCGAGTGGGCTGTGGCGCTCAAGGGCCTCAACGTGGACGACATGGCCACCATCAAGATTCCCGGTGGGGGCAAGTTCGAGCCCGGTACGAACAAGTATCTGGGTGAGCAGTTCACCGATCCGGCGCTGGCGGACGAGTTCTTCGACGCCGTCAAGAAGGACCGGGTGGCGGAGTTCCTGCTCGAGAACCCGACGTTGGTGAACAAGAACGGCTGA
- a CDS encoding S9 family peptidase, with protein MRRILVAVAAASTLLLGSAVQAGAAPPQPSPAALPPGWSASGRALTWTSERPIPPGDAAVEFWAGDRLLGRADGTRDLRTFVLKDGLPADPADLQVRIGGKRVDAAAPPSAQRRTKSAPATLPARPAHTVDPGVKGPYRTTTGEYSLPGVKLSAYPQPVEMQAVVVAPRNAPGKRPLALFLHGRHWTCFTGDDPDAITLEWPCPAPSEAVPSHRGYLQSQELLASQGYITVSISANGINAQDRADDDGGAQARSSLVRKHLALWADWSSTTRNKAPAIVRSVPRADLSRVFLMGHSRGGEGVSRAALDSLNPPPAAQDDYRGRVRWNIRGLFLIGPTVFGQNPQPDVPSATVLPGCDGDVSDLQGQMFIDATRGVGSGRALHSALYMVGANHNYFNTEWTPGQAVGPAFDDFFGEDDPLCTPGVAPARLTPHQQQTAGATYLAAAARLFVGGDDRVRPLLDGTGVRAPSAGPATVLSHALGGNRTPVIVPDRSLTVGNARLCEQVSSTPEAACLWTEGFFTPSPHFVPFTYPEPGRYAVALDGTAPATLKPAEAVSVAGSRSLALRLVVPPNAPATSFGVAVTDDRGKRTDLGTATISGVPGTDLTTSYWGQEVRLALPRGVRTVARLDISPRSAGQAWLIDAWGWRPGTPAPRPAPLSRVDVGTLTVEEGDSGTATYAVPVRVRGKQRSAVRLFLTDRLTGDVKSWVADVAPGVTKIDVPISVTGNTTFGGDRRHPLAAKAVRNAVVGDYDGGLDVNEDDPMPTITVTPSPATAAEGSPVVWTLTLSEPADDYLYFVFTPQAPTAGPELSSTDVDPVWFEENAFESPEPSRPLSQTLLQPFLAVEPGTTSVELAVPTVADGVAEGTEHIRFATDVYPADFGDPITGPVFDGTVTD; from the coding sequence ATGCGAAGAATCTTGGTCGCCGTGGCGGCGGCAAGCACACTTCTGCTGGGATCCGCGGTGCAAGCCGGAGCGGCGCCACCGCAACCCTCTCCCGCTGCGCTCCCACCCGGCTGGTCGGCCTCCGGGCGGGCCCTGACCTGGACCAGCGAGCGGCCGATCCCACCCGGCGACGCCGCGGTGGAGTTCTGGGCCGGCGACCGGCTGCTGGGCCGCGCCGACGGCACCCGCGACCTGCGGACGTTCGTGTTGAAGGACGGCCTCCCGGCTGATCCGGCCGATCTGCAGGTGCGGATCGGCGGCAAACGGGTCGACGCGGCGGCGCCGCCGAGCGCACAGCGCCGGACGAAGTCGGCCCCGGCCACGCTTCCGGCCCGTCCGGCGCACACCGTGGACCCGGGCGTGAAGGGCCCGTACCGGACGACGACCGGGGAGTACTCGCTGCCGGGTGTGAAGCTGTCGGCGTACCCGCAGCCGGTCGAGATGCAGGCCGTCGTGGTCGCGCCGCGCAACGCGCCGGGCAAGCGCCCGCTCGCGCTGTTCCTGCACGGCCGGCACTGGACCTGTTTCACCGGCGACGACCCCGACGCGATCACCCTCGAGTGGCCCTGCCCGGCCCCGTCCGAGGCGGTGCCCAGCCACCGCGGCTACCTGCAGTCGCAGGAACTGCTCGCCTCGCAGGGCTACATCACCGTGTCGATCTCGGCGAACGGCATCAACGCGCAGGACCGGGCCGACGACGACGGCGGCGCCCAGGCCCGCTCCTCGCTGGTCCGCAAGCATCTGGCGCTCTGGGCCGACTGGTCGAGCACCACAAGGAACAAAGCCCCGGCGATCGTACGATCGGTGCCCCGTGCGGACCTGTCGCGGGTGTTCCTGATGGGCCATTCCCGTGGCGGCGAAGGGGTGAGCCGTGCCGCGCTGGACAGCCTGAACCCGCCGCCGGCCGCGCAGGACGACTACCGCGGCCGGGTGCGCTGGAACATCCGTGGCCTGTTCCTGATCGGCCCGACGGTGTTCGGTCAGAACCCGCAGCCGGACGTGCCGTCGGCGACGGTCCTGCCCGGCTGTGACGGTGACGTCTCGGATCTGCAGGGTCAGATGTTCATCGACGCCACGCGTGGGGTCGGTTCCGGCCGGGCGCTGCACAGCGCGCTCTACATGGTCGGCGCGAACCACAACTACTTCAACACCGAGTGGACGCCGGGTCAGGCGGTCGGGCCCGCGTTCGACGACTTCTTCGGCGAGGACGACCCGCTGTGCACGCCCGGTGTCGCCCCGGCACGACTGACCCCGCACCAGCAGCAGACGGCCGGCGCGACCTACCTGGCCGCCGCGGCTCGCCTGTTCGTGGGAGGTGACGACCGGGTCCGGCCGCTGCTGGACGGCACCGGTGTCCGCGCGCCGTCGGCCGGTCCGGCAACGGTGCTGAGCCACGCGCTCGGCGGCAACCGCACCCCGGTGATCGTCCCCGACCGGTCCCTCACCGTCGGCAACGCCCGGCTCTGCGAGCAGGTCTCGTCCACGCCGGAGGCCGCGTGCCTGTGGACGGAGGGCTTCTTCACCCCGTCACCGCACTTCGTGCCGTTCACGTACCCGGAGCCGGGTCGCTACGCGGTCGCGCTCGACGGCACCGCGCCGGCCACGCTGAAGCCGGCCGAGGCGGTATCGGTGGCCGGTTCCCGGTCGCTGGCGTTGCGCCTGGTCGTGCCACCGAACGCGCCGGCCACCTCGTTCGGCGTCGCGGTCACCGACGACCGCGGCAAGCGCACCGATCTGGGTACGGCCACGATCTCCGGTGTGCCGGGTACCGACCTGACCACCTCGTACTGGGGTCAGGAGGTGCGCCTCGCTCTGCCCAGGGGCGTCCGCACGGTCGCCCGGCTCGACATCTCCCCGCGGAGCGCCGGGCAGGCCTGGCTGATCGACGCGTGGGGCTGGCGGCCCGGCACCCCGGCGCCGCGACCGGCGCCGCTGTCCCGCGTCGACGTCGGCACCCTGACCGTCGAGGAGGGCGACTCCGGTACCGCCACCTACGCGGTGCCGGTGCGGGTGCGGGGCAAGCAGCGGTCCGCGGTGCGGCTGTTCCTGACCGATCGCCTGACCGGCGACGTGAAGTCGTGGGTGGCTGACGTCGCTCCGGGCGTCACGAAGATCGACGTGCCGATCTCGGTGACCGGCAACACCACGTTCGGCGGTGACCGGCGCCATCCGCTGGCCGCCAAGGCGGTCCGCAACGCGGTCGTGGGCGACTACGACGGCGGCCTCGACGTGAACGAGGACGACCCGATGCCGACGATCACCGTCACGCCGTCGCCGGCCACCGCCGCCGAGGGCTCGCCGGTGGTGTGGACGCTGACCCTGTCCGAACCCGCCGACGACTACCTGTACTTCGTGTTCACACCGCAGGCACCGACCGCCGGGCCGGAACTGTCGTCGACCGATGTCGATCCGGTCTGGTTCGAGGAGAACGCCTTCGAGAGCCCGGAGCCGTCCCGGCCGTTGTCGCAGACCCTGTTGCAGCCGTTCCTCGCGGTCGAACCGGGTACCACCTCGGTCGAGCTCGCGGTGCCGACGGTCGCCGACGGGGTCGCCGAGGGAACCGAGCACATCCGGTTCGCGACGGACGTCTACCCGGCCGACTTCGGTGACCCGATCACCGGTCCCGTGTTCGACGGGACCGTCACCGACTGA
- a CDS encoding cellulose-binding domain-containing protein yields the protein MRLRSALAAAAVAVASGGIATVLHVPAAEAATVCAVDFTVNQWSTGFTADVKLTNTGPAVSSWTLTWSFPGDQRVTNGWNAQVSQSGQIVTASSVGWNGSLATGASASFGFQATYSGTNAKPVDFALNGVSCAGDTPPSTSPSTSPSTDPGPDCPSWARCDGFEDQAAGAPSGNWAVTYPDCQGAGTATVDKSVGRTGSTSLRVDGAAGYCNHVFVRSTDILGPAGSALYVRYYVRHTTALPASHFTTVALRDANDGNRDLRFGGQNQALQWNRGSDDATLPEQSPSGVALSRPLPVNTWNCVEFKVSGADGTMETWLDGVSVPGLLQDGVPTHDVDGQWLNRTYRPMLTDLKLGWESYGEGADTLWYDDVAAGSSRIGC from the coding sequence ATGCGTCTCCGCTCTGCCCTGGCCGCCGCAGCCGTCGCCGTCGCCTCCGGCGGCATCGCCACCGTCCTCCACGTCCCCGCCGCCGAGGCTGCGACCGTCTGCGCCGTCGACTTCACGGTCAACCAGTGGTCCACCGGCTTCACGGCCGACGTCAAGCTCACCAACACCGGACCGGCCGTCTCGTCCTGGACACTCACCTGGTCCTTCCCCGGCGACCAGCGCGTCACGAACGGCTGGAACGCCCAGGTGAGCCAGTCCGGGCAAATCGTCACCGCGTCCAGCGTCGGCTGGAACGGCTCGCTCGCCACCGGCGCATCGGCCTCGTTCGGCTTCCAGGCGACCTACTCCGGTACCAACGCCAAGCCGGTCGACTTCGCCCTCAACGGTGTCTCCTGCGCGGGGGACACTCCGCCGAGCACGTCGCCCTCCACGTCGCCCTCCACTGACCCCGGCCCGGACTGTCCGAGCTGGGCACGATGTGATGGATTCGAGGACCAGGCCGCCGGTGCGCCGAGCGGGAACTGGGCGGTCACCTACCCGGACTGCCAGGGCGCGGGGACGGCGACCGTCGACAAGTCCGTCGGCCGTACCGGCTCCACGTCGCTGCGTGTCGACGGCGCCGCGGGGTACTGCAACCACGTCTTCGTCCGCAGCACCGACATCCTCGGCCCGGCCGGGAGCGCGCTCTATGTCCGCTACTACGTGCGGCACACCACCGCGCTGCCGGCGTCGCACTTCACCACGGTGGCGCTGCGTGACGCCAACGACGGCAACCGTGACCTGCGCTTCGGCGGCCAGAACCAGGCGCTGCAGTGGAACCGCGGCTCGGACGACGCCACGCTGCCCGAGCAGAGCCCGTCCGGCGTCGCCCTGTCGCGGCCACTGCCGGTGAACACCTGGAACTGCGTCGAGTTCAAGGTCAGCGGCGCGGACGGGACCATGGAGACCTGGCTCGACGGCGTCTCCGTACCGGGGCTGCTGCAGGACGGCGTGCCCACGCACGACGTGGACGGTCAGTGGCTGAACCGCACCTACCGCCCGATGCTCACCGACCTCAAGCTCGGCTGGGAGAGCTACGGCGAGGGCGCCGACACCCTGTGGTACGACGACGTCGCCGCCGGAAGCTCCCGTATCGGCTGCTGA
- a CDS encoding DNRLRE domain-containing protein, with translation MRRAKLPKSLTALTAVLAGASAAVAPSSAASAADVDLAIAAADDSYISSSRSGAAFGAEDKLAAGKLGNDSKTVFLKFTIPAGTDVKKARLFLRPLSTPAGRLTVSRVLDNAWTEAKLTSGNAPKVGLPIAGVNPLAADTRIGFDLSAEVYGPGTYSFAVSSSLTGDVMRFQSAENKAGGGPQLIVTTSGTAPAPVVTPPVTTPVTGDYSDCVTGADLVPSCGVLWGGAAGGFTSNPRDAEHKSWEKLSGRTATIFHTYHKGDEAFPTKAEIAMTSDAANPRVLLLNWKIAYGSSWAKVAAGQQDARIDAFAARAKAYGKKMFLVLHHEPENDVNAKAGSGMEAKDYAAMYRHTIERLRAKGVTNVVNVLAYMGNEKWLAQSWWKDLYPGDAVVDWIGLDSYVSVEKGYYHFGDFGDLLDRKPTGGGTGFYDWAVSKHPGKPIMVAEWGAYHRIGKTTDKSAVYDDVLPELLKRPAIKAIVHFDTKADDQGDRDISIDSTPASLASFRKLAASPIFTVKLS, from the coding sequence GTGCGACGCGCCAAGCTGCCGAAGTCGTTGACAGCCTTGACCGCCGTCCTCGCCGGTGCCTCCGCTGCGGTGGCGCCGTCGTCGGCTGCCTCGGCCGCCGACGTGGACCTGGCCATCGCGGCCGCCGATGACAGCTACATCTCCAGTTCCCGCAGCGGAGCCGCGTTCGGGGCGGAGGACAAGCTCGCCGCCGGGAAGCTCGGCAACGACAGCAAGACCGTCTTCCTGAAGTTCACGATCCCGGCCGGGACCGACGTCAAGAAGGCGCGGCTGTTCCTGCGTCCGCTGTCGACACCGGCCGGGCGGCTCACCGTGTCGCGGGTCCTGGACAACGCGTGGACCGAGGCGAAGCTGACGTCGGGGAACGCGCCGAAGGTGGGGCTGCCGATCGCCGGGGTGAACCCGCTCGCCGCCGACACCCGGATCGGGTTCGACCTGAGTGCCGAGGTGTACGGGCCGGGCACCTACTCGTTCGCGGTGAGCTCGTCGCTGACCGGCGACGTCATGCGGTTCCAGTCGGCGGAGAACAAGGCCGGCGGCGGCCCTCAGCTGATCGTCACGACCAGCGGGACGGCTCCCGCACCGGTCGTCACTCCGCCGGTGACCACGCCGGTCACCGGTGACTACTCCGACTGCGTCACCGGCGCCGACCTGGTGCCGAGTTGTGGCGTGCTCTGGGGCGGCGCGGCCGGCGGCTTCACCAGCAACCCGCGCGACGCCGAGCACAAGAGCTGGGAGAAGCTGAGCGGGCGCACCGCCACGATCTTCCACACCTACCACAAGGGCGACGAGGCGTTCCCGACCAAGGCCGAGATCGCGATGACCAGTGACGCGGCCAACCCGCGGGTCCTGCTGCTGAACTGGAAGATCGCCTACGGCTCGTCCTGGGCCAAGGTCGCCGCCGGTCAGCAGGATGCTCGCATCGACGCGTTCGCCGCGCGCGCGAAGGCGTACGGGAAGAAGATGTTCCTGGTCTTGCACCATGAGCCGGAGAACGACGTGAACGCGAAGGCCGGCTCCGGGATGGAGGCCAAGGACTACGCGGCGATGTACCGGCACACCATCGAGCGCCTGCGCGCCAAGGGCGTGACCAACGTCGTGAACGTGCTCGCCTACATGGGCAACGAGAAGTGGCTGGCGCAGTCGTGGTGGAAGGACCTCTACCCGGGCGACGCGGTGGTGGACTGGATCGGCCTCGACTCGTACGTGTCGGTGGAGAAGGGCTACTACCACTTCGGCGACTTCGGTGACCTGCTCGACCGCAAGCCGACCGGCGGCGGCACCGGCTTCTACGACTGGGCCGTGAGCAAGCACCCCGGCAAGCCGATCATGGTGGCTGAGTGGGGCGCGTACCACCGGATCGGCAAGACGACGGACAAGTCGGCCGTCTACGACGACGTGCTGCCGGAACTGCTGAAGCGTCCGGCGATCAAGGCGATCGTGCACTTCGACACGAAGGCCGACGACCAGGGCGACCGGGACATCAGCATCGACAGCACCCCGGCAAGTCTGGCGTCGTTCCGGAAGCTCGCCGCGAGCCCGATCTTCACCGTGAAGTTGTCCTGA